From one Pecten maximus chromosome 8, xPecMax1.1, whole genome shotgun sequence genomic stretch:
- the LOC117332569 gene encoding potassium voltage-gated channel protein egl-36-like: MFRHHHHHYIGLTLARSNVPNDSLIHAIHTKMADTEKEEDDSEPVILNVGGTIFETTYETLRHEPDTLLASLRPSSPEYRPTRGHFFFDRNPDIFNCVLDLYRTGELHLPHGFCGATLRTELKFWRIPEDRIGICCLQTYFKYDTDREVLDTLHEAFEAKVLDYNPKEADSSRWVKLKRTCWLFLDQPNSSPVAKVFSYFYLGIVILSGILFCCGTHPDFLRTTFVPTNETDYGFLNPENPKELLLLTTRPVFALEVGGWFVLIFFSIEFLIHFFLCPVKSEFFKSGLNVLDGILFICMWMVFTFEFHSDVVYSNRHLGMFYLVLKSMMILRLFRLLRLVKQYSALRILTVSLVASLKELGLLLITFLMASVFFASFIYFAEFEEPSTFPHIFIGIWWSVVTMTTVGYGDIFPKSTPGHLVGSACAICGVLILSMPIAIVATKFSNFNDRNAERERSKSLKAADPYTPRESPNTSKLFLTKVSSVLEVKQSPT; encoded by the exons ATGTTTCGTCACCATCATCACCACTACATAGGTCTGACGTTAGCCAGATCAAACGTGCCCAACGACAGTCTAATCCATGCCATACATACAAAAATGGCGGATACCGAAAAGGAAGAGGATGACAGTGAACCTGTTATCTTAAATGTTGGGGGAACTATTTTTGAAACAACTTATGAAACTTTACGTCACGAACCGGATACTTTATTAGCTTCATTAAGACCTTCCTCCCCGGAATATAGACCGACGAGGGGACACTTTTTCTTTGACAGGAACCCCGACATATTCAACTGTGTTTTGGATTTGTATCGGACAGGGGAGTTGCATCTACCCCACGGCTTTTGTGGCGCTACTCTGAGAACGGAGCTAAAGTTCTGGCGGATACCCGAGGATAGAATCGGAATCTGTTGTCTACAGACGTATTTTAAATATGACACGGACCGTGAGGTACTTGATACCCTTCACGAGGCTTTCGAGGCCAAAGTACTGGACTACAACCCAAAGGAGGCCGATAGCAGCAGGTGGGTTAAACTCAAAAGGACCTGCTGGCTTTTCCTCGACCAACCAAATTCGTCACCAGTCGCAAAG GTGTTCAGCTATTTTTACCTGGGGATCGTCATATTGTCCGGAATACTCTTCTGCTGCGGCACACATCCGGATTTCTTGCGAACGACCTTCGTACCAACCAACGAAACGGATTACGGCTTCCTAAACCCCGAGAATCCTAAGGAACTCCTCCTCCTCACAACTCGTCCGGTATTCGCACTAGAGGTCGGCGGATGGTTTGTTCTCATTTTCTTTTCAATCGAATTTTTGatccatttttttctttgtccTGTAAAAAGCGAGTTTTTCAAAAGCGGATTAAATGTTTTGGACGgtattttattcatttgtatgtGGATGGTGTTCACCTTCGAATTTcacagtgatgtagtttactcGAATCGCCATCTTGGGATGTTTTACCTCGTTCTCAAGTCGATGATGATCCTACGACTGTTCCGGTTGCTGCGCCTGGTGAAGCAGTATAGTGCTCTGCGCATCCTCACGGTTTCTCTCGTGGCCAGCCTCAAGGAACTCGGACTCCTTCTTATCACCTTTCTCATGGCTTCAGTATTCTTCgcaagtttcatttatttcgCCGAGTTTGAAGAACCTTCTACCTTCCCTCACATTTTCATAGGAATCTGGTGGTCTGTAGTTACCATGACAACGGTAGGATATGGAGACATTTTCCCAAAATCCACACCTGGCCATCTAGTAGGTTCCGCATGCGCAATATGTGGTGTGTTAATTCTATCGATGCCTATTGCAATCGTTGCAACGAAGTTTAGCAATTTCAACGACAGAAACGCAGAACGAGAAAGGAGCAAAAGCTTGAAAGCTGCGGACCCCTACACGCCACGTGAATCTCCGAACACCAGCAAACTCTTCCTAACTAAAGTGTCATCTGTCCTCGAGGTGAAGCAGTCCCCGACGTAG